Proteins co-encoded in one Malus sylvestris chromosome 9, drMalSylv7.2, whole genome shotgun sequence genomic window:
- the LOC126634386 gene encoding subtilisin-like protease SBT1.4 yields the protein MAGSNLLPFLFLLCFLVPAALSIPPDLSDRPKTFIVHVSKSDKPALFSSHRSWYTSIIQSLPSPHPTKLLYTYDRAVHGFSAPLTSSQATQLLSHPAVLSVTPDQPRQLHTTHTPSFLGLAESFGLWPNSDYADDVIVGVLDTGIWPERPSFSDSGLGPVPSRWKGTCVSAPDFPSSSCNRKIIGARAYFDGYEAYIGRLMDESNESKSPRDTEGHGTHTASTAAGSPVANASLFSYARGEARGMATKARIAVYKICWSFGCFDSDILAAMDQAIADGVDIISLSVGASGRSPAYDRDSIAVGSFGAAQHGVLVSASAGNSGPNPFTATNIAPWILTVGASTVDREFPADVILGDNRVFGGVSLYSGEPLVDHQLPLIYGGDAGSRYCYAGALKPSKVQGKIVVCDRGGNARVGKGSAVKLAGGLGFILANTADSGEELLADAHLIPATEVGEIAADQIREYIRLSQYPTATIVFRGTVVGTSPAAPKVAAFSSRGPNSLTPEILKPDVIAPGVNILAGWTGASAPTDLDNDPRRTEFNIISGTSMSCPHVSGIAALLRKAYPNWSIAAIKSALITTAYTLDDSGKKIRDLATGKESTPFVHGAGHVDPNRALNPGLIYDLNVNDYVAFLCSIGYSPRQIAVFLGKPTGSDICTKNSLASPGDLNYPSLSVILSSDQSLVKYKRVATNVGSNVDAVYKVNVTAPAGVEISVSPSKLEFSEENQSLSYEVTFRRGVGYDGGERYGSIEWTDGSHLVRSPVAVRWSSTRYTASM from the coding sequence ATGGCCGGTTCCAAcctccttcccttccttttccTCCTCTGTTTTCTTGTTCCTGCTGCGCTCTCGATCCCGCCCGACCTATCCGACCGTCCAAAAACCTTCATCGTCCACGTGTCCAAATCAGACAAGCCCGCCCTCTTCTCCTCTCACCGGAGCTGGTACACCTCCATCATCCAATCCCTCCCGTCCCCCCACCCCACCAAACTCCTCTACACATACGACCGCGCCGTCCACGGCTTCTCCGCCCCCCTCACATCCTCTCAGGCCACCCAGCTCCTCTCCCACCCCGCCGTCCTATCCGTCACGCCCGACCAGCCACGTCAGCTCCACACCACTCACACCCCCAGCTTCCTCGGCCTCGCTGAATCCTTCGGCTTATGGCCCAACTCCGACTACGCCGACGACGTCATAGTCGGCGTCCTCGACACCGGGATCTGGCCGGAGCGCCCGAGCTTCTCGGACTCCGGTCTCGGTCCGGTTCCGTCCCGATGGAAGGGCACCTGCGTCAGTGCCCCGGACTTCCCGTCCTCCTCCTGCAACCGCAAGATCATCGGCGCCAGAGCCTACTTCGACGGCTACGAAGCCTACATCGGACGATTAATGGACGAATCGAATGAGTCGAAATCGCCGAGAGACACCGAAGGCCATGGGACACACACGGCCTCCACCGCCGCCGGCTCCCCGGTCGCTAACGCCAGCTTGTTCTCGTACGCTCGCGGCGAAGCCAGAGGCATGGCCACCAAGGCGAGAATCGCCGTCTATAAAATCTGCTGGTCATTTGGGTGTTTTGATTCCGACATTTTGGCCGCTATGGATCAAGCAATTGCCGACGGCGTTGACATAATTTCGCTCTCCGTCGGAGCCAGCGGTCGTTCTCCAGCGTACGATCGAGACTCCATAGCCGTCGGATCCTTCGGGGCTGCCCAGCATGGTGTTCTCGTCTCCGCCTCCGCCGGTAATTCTGGGCCCAACCCATTTACGGCCACCAACATAGCTCCATGGATTCTCACAGTCGGCGCTTCCACCGTTGACAGAGAGTTCCCAGCCGATGTTATCCTCGGCGATAACCGGGTTTTCGGAGGTGTTTCATTGTACTCCGGTGAGCCTCTAGTCGATCACCAACTTCCATTAATATACGGCGGAGACGCCGGAAGCAGGTACTGTTACGCAGGGGCTCTCAAGCCATCGAAAGTCCAGGGAAAAATTGTCGTCTGTGATCGCGGCGGCAATGCGAGAGTCGGAAAGGGAAGCGCGGTGAAGCTAGCCGGCGGGCTCGGGTTTATCTTGGCCAACACAGCCGACAGCGGAGAAGAGCTTCTCGCTGATGCACACCTTATCCCAGCAACAGAGGTGGGTGAAATCGCCGCCGATCAGATAAGGGAATACATCAGATTGAGCCAATACCCGACGGCCACAATTGTTTTCCGAGGAACTGTAGTTGGGACTTCGCCGGCGGCCCCAAAGGTCGCTGCTTTTTCGAGCAGAGGACCGAATTCTCTAACACCAGAGATTCTCAAGCCCGATGTGATTGCTCCTGGAGTGAACATTTTGGCGGGTTGGACTGGGGCGTCTGCCCCCACAGATTTGGACAATGATCCTAGAAGAACCGAGTTCAATATAATTTCGGGAACATCTATGTCGTGCCCGCATGTGAGCGGCATTGCTGCATTGCTTCGAAAGGCGTATCCGAATTGGTCGATTGCTGCTATAAAATCTGCTTTGATCACAACAGCTTACACTTTAGACGATTCAGGTAAGAAAATCAGGGATCTTGCAACAGGGAAAGAGTCGACGCCTTTTGTTCATGGAGCAGGACATGTTGATCCCAACAGAGCTCTCAATCCCGGGTTGATTTACGATCTCAATGTGAATGACTATGTTGCATTTTTGTGCTCGATCGGGTACAGTCCAAGGCAAATCGCTGTTTTCTTAGGAAAGCCTACTGGTTCTGATATATGCACAAAGAACAGTTTGGCTAGTCCTGGTGATCTGAATTACCCTTCACTTTCCGTCATCTTGAGCTCGGATCAAAGCCTGGTTAAGTACAAGAGAGTCGCTACGAATGTGGGGAGCAATGTGGATGCGGTTTATAAGGTGAATGTTACTGCTCCGGCTGGTGTTGAGATCAGCGTTTCCCCGAGCAAGCTGGAGTTCAGTGAAGAAAACCAGAGTCTGAGCTATGAGGTTACATTCAGGAGAGGAGTTGGGTATGATGGCGGAGAGCGATACGGGTCTATTGAGTGGACAGACGGTAGCCATCTGGTGAGGAGTCCGGTTGCTGTGAGGTGGAGCAGCACTCGGTATACAGCTTCCATGTGA